From a single Candidatus Sulfotelmatobacter sp. genomic region:
- a CDS encoding ATP-dependent DNA helicase, with amino-acid sequence MPPKSNSRPAAFIPDDRQRQAIEHVHGPMLVVAGAGTGKTSVLVNRIARLVKEGHAHPEEILALTYTVNAADEMQERVSKLLGSKAVKALTFHDYCLKLLKRVHRDFGVLDEKDLWIYLRRRIRDLHLKHYIRAANIGQFLNDLLEFVSRCHDELVTAERYAQYVDQLERGEVPVPRVMKSKNVLERDEVLGRCREISSIFTTMERWLLDENLGSFSHMITRAHALLHNHEAVLAEARRGARFILADEFQDANFAQIKILSRLAGPDGNLFAVGDPDQSIYRFRGASSEAFELFRRTFPAARLVVLDKNRRSTTPILRTAFAVIDDNPSVFTKHPDAALAYQRSPLLSAREEEAVAAGTQLFSPPVSAIILASKKAEGPDLVSFIRDAQKKSKCKWSDFGVLYRSHSHRDEVVQELAEAEIPFVIESMDISDTPEVRDLFACLNAVVSTADDVSLFRVAALPCFHVDPEQLRQVLRAISRDNREGKAVPLSSVLDRVNGGAAVLSAIESCRQQILQKQAKARQALDVIVQQFVLDAASPILQSALNFVSGWEGKALNQTTELEELVDYLGYFREAGGPIPLQPVETENAVRLMTVHGAKGLEFPHVFILRANSASFPTFFKETLVAFPRELRDPDSQTGADDKTLHDEEERRLFYVAMTRARDSLHIYANEGKGKTDKTPTGYLRKLMANRSLDRWFRATPAAGAQATLDITAGTSVIFPAESQTNVWFELPVLEGLHKRLSASAVDTYERCGLRFKLERDWRIPAKPAAAMQYGAAVHRVLKTYFDSIRAGRPKTDEELLDLFRQDLVDARIQESYQHELYEQLGLTQLRDFLAAARSIPAEQVLHTEETFEIKIGETTVAGRIDRIDSRPDGTVAIIDYKTGKARDQEIADKSLQLSLYAIAAKEKWGYKVSALIFHNLEENVPVITTRAESELMNARELVEKVAAGIADGLFPAKPGNHCNFCAYRSLCPEKEKRIPHNAEIATVRAT; translated from the coding sequence ATGCCGCCAAAGTCTAACTCCCGCCCCGCCGCGTTTATTCCCGACGATCGTCAGCGCCAGGCCATCGAACACGTCCACGGACCCATGCTGGTGGTTGCCGGCGCAGGCACAGGAAAGACATCGGTGCTCGTCAACCGCATCGCCCGCCTGGTGAAAGAAGGTCACGCCCATCCCGAAGAAATCCTGGCCCTCACCTACACCGTCAATGCCGCCGATGAAATGCAGGAACGCGTGAGCAAGCTGCTGGGGAGTAAAGCGGTAAAGGCCCTGACCTTTCACGACTATTGCCTCAAGCTGCTGAAGCGGGTCCACCGGGATTTCGGCGTGCTCGACGAAAAAGATCTGTGGATCTATTTACGCCGTCGCATTCGCGACCTGCATCTCAAGCACTACATCCGCGCCGCCAATATCGGCCAGTTTCTCAATGATCTTCTGGAGTTCGTCAGCCGCTGTCACGACGAACTGGTGACCGCCGAGCGCTATGCGCAGTACGTCGATCAACTTGAACGCGGCGAAGTTCCCGTCCCACGCGTGATGAAATCGAAGAACGTTCTGGAGCGCGACGAAGTTCTCGGGCGCTGCCGCGAGATCTCCAGCATCTTCACCACCATGGAGCGCTGGCTCCTGGACGAAAATCTTGGCAGCTTCAGCCACATGATCACCCGCGCGCATGCGCTGCTGCACAACCATGAAGCCGTGCTTGCCGAGGCTCGCCGCGGCGCCCGTTTCATTCTCGCCGACGAGTTTCAAGACGCCAACTTCGCGCAGATCAAGATTCTTTCCCGTCTCGCCGGCCCCGATGGGAATCTGTTCGCCGTCGGCGATCCCGACCAATCCATCTATCGTTTTCGTGGAGCCTCCAGCGAAGCCTTCGAATTATTTCGTCGAACATTCCCTGCGGCCAGACTCGTAGTCCTCGACAAGAATCGGCGCTCCACCACGCCGATCCTCCGAACTGCGTTTGCGGTAATCGACGACAATCCGTCTGTGTTTACGAAACATCCCGACGCTGCTCTGGCCTATCAGCGCTCGCCCCTGCTGTCGGCTCGCGAAGAAGAAGCCGTCGCTGCCGGCACGCAACTTTTCAGCCCTCCGGTATCGGCGATCATTCTTGCCAGCAAGAAGGCCGAGGGGCCCGATCTGGTCAGTTTCATCCGCGACGCACAGAAGAAGTCGAAATGCAAATGGTCCGACTTCGGCGTCCTCTACCGCTCGCATAGTCACCGTGACGAGGTCGTCCAGGAGTTGGCTGAAGCCGAGATTCCGTTTGTCATCGAAAGCATGGACATCTCCGACACGCCGGAAGTACGCGACTTGTTCGCCTGCCTCAACGCCGTTGTCTCCACCGCCGACGACGTCAGCCTGTTTCGCGTCGCCGCCCTGCCCTGCTTCCACGTCGATCCCGAGCAACTGCGTCAGGTTCTGCGGGCGATCTCGCGCGATAACCGCGAAGGCAAAGCCGTGCCGCTCTCTTCAGTCCTCGACCGCGTCAATGGGGGCGCGGCCGTACTGTCCGCTATCGAGAGCTGCCGCCAGCAAATTCTGCAAAAGCAAGCGAAAGCGCGCCAGGCCCTCGACGTCATCGTGCAGCAATTTGTGCTCGACGCCGCCTCGCCCATTTTGCAATCCGCTCTGAACTTCGTGTCCGGATGGGAAGGCAAGGCGCTTAACCAGACCACCGAACTGGAAGAACTGGTCGACTATCTCGGATATTTTCGCGAGGCTGGTGGCCCGATTCCTCTTCAGCCGGTCGAGACCGAAAACGCGGTTCGACTGATGACAGTGCACGGAGCCAAGGGTCTGGAATTTCCCCACGTATTCATTCTCCGCGCCAACTCGGCCTCCTTCCCTACGTTTTTCAAGGAAACGCTGGTGGCTTTCCCGCGGGAGCTGCGAGATCCTGACTCCCAGACCGGCGCCGACGATAAGACGCTGCACGACGAGGAAGAACGCCGTCTCTTCTACGTCGCCATGACCCGCGCCCGCGATTCGCTGCACATCTACGCTAACGAAGGCAAAGGAAAGACCGATAAAACTCCCACCGGATATCTGCGCAAGTTGATGGCGAATCGTTCGCTTGACCGCTGGTTTCGAGCCACTCCGGCGGCGGGCGCGCAGGCTACGCTTGACATCACGGCTGGCACGTCCGTTATTTTTCCAGCCGAGTCGCAGACGAACGTCTGGTTCGAATTGCCGGTGCTCGAGGGACTACACAAACGCCTCAGCGCCTCGGCGGTCGACACCTATGAGCGCTGCGGACTTCGATTCAAGCTGGAGCGCGACTGGCGCATTCCCGCCAAGCCGGCCGCCGCTATGCAGTACGGCGCCGCAGTTCATCGCGTCCTCAAGACTTATTTCGATTCCATCCGCGCCGGACGCCCGAAGACCGACGAAGAGTTGCTGGACCTTTTCCGGCAGGATCTCGTCGATGCCAGGATCCAGGAATCCTACCAGCACGAACTCTACGAGCAGTTGGGCCTCACTCAGTTACGCGACTTCCTGGCTGCAGCGCGATCCATCCCCGCCGAACAGGTGCTGCATACCGAGGAGACTTTTGAGATCAAGATCGGCGAGACCACGGTCGCAGGCAGAATCGACCGCATCGACAGTCGCCCCGACGGCACGGTCGCTATCATCGACTACAAGACGGGAAAGGCGCGCGATCAGGAAATTGCCGATAAGAGTTTGCAGTTGTCGCTTTATGCGATCGCCGCTAAAGAAAAGTGGGGATACAAGGTCAGCGCTCTCATCTTTCACAACCTGGAAGAGAACGTCCCGGTGATCACGACTCGCGCGGAATCCGAATTAATGAATGCCCGCGAGCTCGTGGAAAAAGTGGCCGCGGGAATTGCCGATGGCCTCTTTCCCGCGAAGCCCGGAAATCACTGCAATTTTTGCGCCTACCGCAGTCTGTGTCCCGAGAAAGAGAAGCGGATTCCGCATAACGCGGAAATTGCGACGGTTCGCGCAACCTAG
- a CDS encoding RsmE family RNA methyltransferase, translating into MTRRRWIADEFSETHAAVTGEHADHLIRVLRARVGQEFDIATGPVVRLGRVAQIEDSRVAFELGEQIASALVADLTLLLAIFKFDRMEWAIEKCTELGVAQIVPVIARRTDAHLAQAAAKRAERWRRLALQAAEQSRRAVPPEIASPIKLADAIGLEPSALRIVLAESEHQTMLRDVLDRSSKQIALAIGPEGGWAHDELQLFHKDGWISASLGPTILRAETAAISAVAIALT; encoded by the coding sequence ATGACCCGACGCCGATGGATCGCCGACGAATTCTCAGAGACGCACGCCGCCGTGACCGGTGAACACGCAGATCATCTGATTCGCGTTCTCCGCGCCCGCGTCGGCCAGGAATTTGACATCGCAACCGGCCCCGTCGTGCGCCTGGGACGCGTCGCACAAATTGAAGACAGCCGCGTCGCGTTCGAACTCGGGGAACAAATTGCCTCCGCTCTCGTCGCCGACCTCACCTTGCTGCTCGCTATCTTCAAATTTGATCGAATGGAATGGGCGATCGAGAAATGCACGGAGCTCGGCGTCGCGCAAATCGTTCCTGTGATCGCGCGCCGCACCGACGCGCACCTGGCCCAGGCCGCAGCCAAGCGAGCCGAGCGCTGGCGCAGGCTCGCCCTTCAGGCCGCCGAACAATCGCGCCGCGCCGTTCCACCCGAGATTGCGTCGCCAATCAAGCTGGCAGACGCGATTGGACTTGAGCCCAGCGCCTTGCGAATTGTCCTCGCCGAATCGGAACACCAAACGATGCTGCGCGATGTCCTGGACCGTTCTTCAAAGCAGATCGCTCTAGCCATCGGTCCCGAAGGCGGTTGGGCCCATGACGAGCTACAGCTCTTTCACAAAGACGGATGGATTTCGGCGTCACTCGGCCCGACAATCCTCCGCGCCGAGACCGCCGCCATCTCTGCCGTAGCGATCGCCCTTACATAG